One segment of Stappia sp. 28M-7 DNA contains the following:
- the rsmH gene encoding 16S rRNA (cytosine(1402)-N(4))-methyltransferase RsmH: MTVQRKDEAAPRHVPVLLKEVMEALGDVSGATVVDGTFGAGGYTSALLDAGAQVIAIDRDPNAIAGGQALVAASGGRLMLVEGRFSALDAHAAASGHPQVDAVVLDLGVSSMQLDEAERGFSFRFDGPLDMRMEVRGLSAADVVNTMPQRELTRLIGILGEERRASAVSRAIAERRKERPFERTSDLAAVIEKVVGRSFKGKQIHPATRTFQALRIYVNRELDEVVDALAAAERALKPGGRLVVVTFHSLEDRIVKKFVAERSRTRAGGSRHMPDIEVPPATFEPLHRGAVDPGEDEVAANPRARSAKLRAARRLDAPAREVDPRELGAPSVAAPAGEE; the protein is encoded by the coding sequence ATGACGGTGCAGCGCAAGGACGAGGCCGCGCCTCGCCATGTTCCGGTTCTCCTGAAAGAGGTGATGGAGGCGCTCGGCGACGTGTCGGGCGCCACTGTCGTCGATGGCACGTTCGGTGCCGGCGGCTATACCTCGGCGCTGCTCGATGCGGGCGCGCAGGTGATCGCCATCGACCGGGATCCCAATGCGATTGCCGGCGGCCAGGCGCTGGTTGCCGCAAGCGGCGGCCGCTTGATGCTGGTCGAGGGCCGGTTTTCCGCGCTCGATGCCCACGCGGCGGCCTCCGGCCATCCGCAGGTCGATGCGGTGGTGCTGGATCTCGGTGTTTCCTCCATGCAGCTCGACGAAGCCGAGCGTGGCTTTTCCTTCCGTTTCGACGGGCCGCTGGACATGCGCATGGAAGTGCGCGGGTTGTCGGCGGCGGATGTCGTCAACACCATGCCGCAGCGCGAGCTGACCCGGCTGATCGGCATTCTCGGCGAGGAGCGGCGCGCGTCCGCCGTCTCGCGAGCGATCGCCGAGCGGCGCAAGGAGCGCCCCTTCGAGCGCACCTCCGACCTTGCCGCCGTGATCGAGAAGGTGGTCGGGCGCTCGTTCAAGGGCAAGCAGATCCATCCGGCGACGCGTACCTTCCAGGCGCTGCGCATCTATGTGAACCGCGAGCTCGACGAGGTGGTCGATGCGCTGGCCGCGGCCGAGCGCGCGCTGAAGCCGGGCGGCCGGCTCGTCGTCGTCACCTTCCACAGCCTGGAAGACCGGATCGTCAAGAAATTCGTCGCCGAGCGCAGCCGTACCCGCGCCGGCGGTTCCCGTCACATGCCGGATATCGAGGTGCCGCCGGCGACCTTCGAGCCCCTCCATCGCGGCGCGGTGGATCCGGGCGAGGACGAAGTCGCGGCCAACCCGCGTGCGCGCTCCGCCAAGCTGCGCGCCGCCCGCCGTCTCGATGCCCCGGCACGCGAAGTCGACCCCCGCGAACTCGG
- the mraZ gene encoding division/cell wall cluster transcriptional repressor MraZ, whose translation MSGFVSHYTNRLDAKGRVSVPASFRQALTRDGFEGLYCFPSLHQMAVDAGGHQLVAEIAKRLEGLDTLTADHDALSTALYGASETLKIDGDGRVMLSDMIREHAGVTDQVTFVGQGYKFQIWEPERFRAHRADAMKRAMSVLSSPRTSAGGGQ comes from the coding sequence ATGTCCGGCTTCGTGTCGCACTACACAAATCGACTCGACGCCAAGGGGCGGGTTTCCGTTCCGGCTTCTTTCCGCCAGGCCCTGACGCGCGACGGCTTCGAAGGCCTCTACTGCTTTCCTTCCCTGCACCAGATGGCGGTGGATGCGGGCGGTCACCAGCTCGTGGCGGAGATCGCCAAGCGGCTGGAGGGGCTCGACACCCTGACCGCCGACCACGACGCCCTGTCCACTGCGCTCTACGGCGCCAGCGAAACCCTGAAGATCGATGGAGACGGCCGGGTGATGCTTTCCGACATGATCCGCGAGCATGCGGGAGTGACGGACCAGGTCACCTTTGTCGGCCAGGGTTACAAGTTCCAGATCTGGGAGCCCGAGCGCTTCCGCGCCCACCGCGCGGACGCGATGAAGCGCGCCATGTCCGTGCTGTCCTCTCCCCGCACGAGCGCAGGGGGCGGCCAATGA